Proteins encoded together in one Anaerotignum faecicola window:
- a CDS encoding TRAP transporter small permease yields the protein MKVFEKIIDSIENYICIFTFTVMLVLTFINVVSRFGLHMSLSFTEEIVTGLFVLASLAGSSIAIRKEAHLGLDFFTSFLPKKGQELFMIISTVFAMGFCMMLLYYGVGMVIQEYTSKQVSATMQWPEWIYGLTVPVGSALLILRYIITLKKQIFKLAGKGEKTA from the coding sequence ATGAAAGTGTTTGAAAAAATAATAGACAGTATTGAAAATTATATTTGTATATTTACGTTTACAGTTATGCTTGTGCTTACGTTCATAAATGTTGTGTCAAGGTTCGGCCTTCATATGTCGTTATCATTTACAGAAGAAATTGTAACAGGATTATTCGTATTGGCTTCGCTTGCCGGTTCGTCTATAGCCATTAGGAAGGAAGCGCATCTCGGATTGGATTTTTTTACATCTTTCCTTCCAAAAAAAGGGCAGGAATTATTCATGATTATTTCAACCGTATTTGCAATGGGTTTTTGCATGATGCTTCTGTACTACGGTGTTGGTATGGTTATACAGGAATATACGTCAAAGCAGGTTTCCGCAACGATGCAGTGGCCTGAATGGATTTACGGGCTGACAGTGCCTGTCGGTTCGGCGCTTCTTATACTCAGATATATAATTACGTTGAAAAAACAAATTTTTAAATTAGCGGGGAAAGGGGAGAAAACGGCATGA
- a CDS encoding DctP family TRAP transporter solute-binding subunit gives MKKRVLGIVLTTVLALSSFAGCVGGTSSETEQTNAESSADGGTSGEGADGIEYPELKIKMSTTVSDQSNASITANLFSDIVEERSGGKIKISVYPSDQLSGGNMSKGVEMIGQGAIDCAFEPVDVLAVLDESLLALSLPWTFESYEDAQANLEGTGGEYIKKALNAQGIEYLGAIHNGFRQLTNNKQEVTKPEDLKNMKLRVPGGDVFVEFFKEFGADPVAMSFSELFTALQQGTVDGQENGFDLIVTNKFYEVQKFTTAWNYSYGAFALVFNKATFDSYDDNTKALLQEAAAEACKVGCQNVVDTEEEKKQLVVDYAENKLTELTPEQIEVFKSELDDYYARMKEKYGEEACTAFGIE, from the coding sequence ATGAAAAAAAGAGTTTTAGGTATTGTGCTTACAACAGTATTGGCTCTGTCTTCATTTGCAGGATGTGTTGGCGGTACGTCCTCTGAAACCGAGCAGACAAATGCTGAATCATCTGCAGACGGGGGAACGTCGGGAGAAGGAGCTGACGGAATTGAGTATCCTGAATTGAAAATAAAAATGTCTACAACAGTAAGCGATCAATCAAATGCGTCTATAACGGCCAACCTTTTTTCGGATATTGTTGAAGAAAGAAGCGGAGGTAAAATAAAAATCTCAGTTTATCCATCGGATCAGCTTTCGGGAGGAAACATGTCAAAAGGTGTTGAAATGATTGGGCAGGGAGCCATAGACTGCGCTTTCGAGCCGGTTGACGTGCTTGCGGTTCTTGATGAAAGTCTGCTTGCGTTAAGCCTTCCATGGACTTTTGAAAGTTATGAGGATGCCCAGGCTAATTTGGAAGGGACCGGCGGGGAATATATTAAGAAGGCTTTAAACGCACAGGGAATTGAATATCTCGGAGCAATACATAACGGCTTCCGGCAGCTTACAAATAATAAGCAGGAAGTAACGAAACCGGAAGACTTGAAAAATATGAAACTCCGCGTTCCGGGCGGCGACGTTTTTGTTGAATTTTTTAAGGAGTTTGGCGCCGATCCGGTGGCTATGAGTTTTTCAGAACTTTTTACAGCTTTACAACAGGGCACTGTAGATGGGCAGGAAAACGGTTTTGATTTGATTGTAACAAACAAATTTTATGAGGTTCAGAAATTTACGACTGCATGGAACTATAGTTACGGAGCGTTTGCCCTTGTATTTAATAAAGCTACATTTGATTCATATGATGACAATACAAAGGCGCTTCTTCAGGAAGCCGCTGCGGAGGCATGTAAGGTTGGATGCCAGAATGTTGTCGATACGGAAGAAGAAAAGAAACAGCTTGTTGTTGATTACGCTGAAAATAAGTTAACAGAACTTACCCCGGAACAGATAGAAGTATTTAAATCGGAACTTGACGATTACTATGCGAGGATGAAAGAAAAATACGGCGAAGAAGCTTGTACAGCCTTTGGTATTGAATAG
- a CDS encoding antibiotic biosynthesis monooxygenase, with the protein MVCVFAANKVPYYKEGQFLSTAKKLVDESVKEEGCITYELCVKDDSYIFFERWESKEALEKHKKTSHYTECVPKMETLRTSGETIVMEKLF; encoded by the coding sequence ATGGTTTGTGTTTTTGCAGCCAATAAAGTACCGTATTATAAAGAAGGGCAGTTTTTGTCAACAGCAAAAAAACTTGTAGATGAATCGGTTAAAGAAGAAGGATGCATCACTTATGAATTGTGCGTAAAGGATGACAGCTATATTTTCTTTGAACGCTGGGAGAGTAAGGAAGCTCTTGAAAAACATAAAAAAACTTCGCATTATACTGAATGTGTGCCTAAAATGGAAACATTGCGTACAAGCGGCGAAACAATAGTAATGGAAAAACTATTTTGA
- a CDS encoding PrpR N-terminal domain-containing protein has protein sequence MNKYRILGIAPYEGFKGYLLNSINKRNDIDAEIYSASLDTAVDLIKSIDLSQYDAVISRGRTGKMVQSSINIPFVNVEFSGYDLMRALKLAQFSQNKKTAFLTFFDLAQSAKFLTELLEFKTNIIIPDPPSNNQEMEEIIMDLYYSQHVQLFVGDGACVEFAATLGAETVLITSGSEAMDKAVDEAVSIISYTREEREKNEFYHSILEQSNSLVAVFDKNADIVYSKLFADSEAAEAHKFLKKYISKTLADGSVNCIENTTNTMWRVSGKAILSEKNEKLALFEIRKAFSVSDKKIMPFESIDIKTCRDCAALISASAALSEIWEKIKLWAAGRTPILIYGSSGTGKKTLAYAIHSVSKFGQNPFISIDCGNIDAKAMNKLFEDERSPLFENHYTILFKKINLLPMDLQNKLSYYISNTALTSRNRVIATFTGNAPGLISDNQFSEDLYHQIAGVHIYMPALQERKEDIPTIARNFLTIINQQMPVQIAGFEPEAMQLLSNYHWEYGITQLHFLLKQLVVMTKHQFITIEDVSSVLSQNGETIRKESQAETPIDITKTLDEINLDIINMVLAEENGNQSKTAKRLGISRSTLWKKLSL, from the coding sequence ATGAATAAATACAGAATCTTAGGAATTGCACCTTATGAAGGCTTTAAAGGCTATCTTCTTAATTCGATTAATAAAAGAAACGATATAGATGCCGAGATATATTCCGCTTCCCTCGACACTGCTGTAGATCTTATCAAATCAATCGATTTATCCCAGTACGATGCGGTAATATCCAGAGGACGTACAGGAAAAATGGTTCAAAGCTCTATAAACATACCGTTTGTCAACGTTGAATTTTCCGGATACGATCTTATGCGCGCTTTAAAACTTGCGCAGTTCAGCCAAAATAAAAAAACGGCTTTCCTAACCTTTTTTGACCTTGCGCAAAGCGCTAAATTTTTAACTGAACTGCTTGAATTCAAAACAAATATTATAATACCGGATCCTCCTTCAAACAATCAGGAAATGGAAGAAATAATAATGGATCTTTATTACAGCCAGCATGTTCAGCTTTTTGTCGGCGACGGAGCATGCGTAGAATTTGCGGCCACACTTGGAGCAGAAACCGTACTTATAACATCAGGCTCCGAAGCAATGGACAAAGCCGTTGATGAAGCCGTAAGCATAATTTCATACACAAGGGAAGAACGCGAAAAAAATGAATTTTATCACTCGATTTTAGAACAGTCAAATTCGCTTGTTGCCGTCTTTGACAAAAACGCCGATATTGTATATTCAAAGCTCTTTGCTGACAGTGAAGCGGCTGAAGCTCACAAATTTTTAAAAAAATATATCTCAAAAACGCTTGCCGACGGTTCGGTTAACTGTATTGAAAATACCACAAATACTATGTGGCGCGTATCAGGCAAAGCAATCTTATCAGAGAAAAACGAAAAACTTGCCCTATTTGAAATAAGAAAAGCATTTTCAGTTTCGGATAAAAAAATAATGCCGTTTGAAAGCATAGACATTAAAACATGCCGTGACTGCGCTGCATTAATTTCCGCAAGCGCCGCCCTTTCAGAAATTTGGGAAAAGATTAAGCTTTGGGCTGCGGGACGTACCCCTATACTCATATACGGCAGCTCAGGAACAGGCAAAAAAACGTTGGCTTATGCAATACATTCCGTAAGTAAGTTTGGTCAAAACCCCTTTATTTCAATCGACTGCGGAAATATAGACGCTAAAGCCATGAATAAGCTGTTTGAAGACGAACGTTCCCCACTGTTTGAAAACCACTATACAATTTTATTTAAAAAAATTAATCTGCTGCCTATGGATCTTCAAAATAAACTAAGCTATTATATTTCAAACACAGCGCTTACTTCCCGCAACAGGGTTATAGCCACATTCACCGGTAATGCTCCCGGCTTGATTTCTGACAATCAATTTTCTGAGGATCTGTATCATCAGATTGCAGGCGTACACATATATATGCCAGCCCTTCAGGAACGTAAAGAAGATATACCTACAATAGCGAGGAATTTCCTTACAATCATTAATCAGCAAATGCCTGTTCAAATTGCCGGTTTTGAGCCTGAAGCTATGCAGCTTTTATCAAATTATCATTGGGAATACGGTATTACGCAACTGCATTTTCTTTTGAAACAGCTTGTAGTGATGACAAAACACCAGTTTATAACAATAGAAGACGTTTCGTCTGTTCTATCGCAAAACGGCGAAACAATAAGAAAAGAAAGCCAAGCCGAAACCCCTATAGACATTACAAAAACACTTGATGAAATCAATCTTGACATAATAAACATGGTGCTTGCAGAAGAAAACGGAAACCAATCAAAAACAGCAAAACGACTCGGCATAAGCAGAAGCACTCTTTGGAAAAAACTTAGCCTGTAA
- a CDS encoding NAD(P)-dependent oxidoreductase, with the protein MAKYEKVGLIGLGVMGFGMAVNLLKAGYTVVACDINQERIKMLPEQSKVIAVSKPCEVTEHTNVVITMLPNSPHVQSVIYDENGLLSGKTEGLFLIDMSSISPDVTREIGKDLKAKGIKFVEGPVSGGQSGANNGTLTIMCAGDDKDIDDAMEIFEAVGKNIVRCGECGAGQVVKVANQLMSAINLISMSEAFALAVKAGVNPEIVMKVIQGGSGKCWAVDNRMPEILKGNFEPGFTIDLHTKDVKLAVEMAKNMNLPLYATNLVAELFKTAQVKGLGKKDNCAVIKLYEELAGVEVRS; encoded by the coding sequence ATGGCTAAATATGAAAAAGTAGGTTTGATTGGCCTTGGCGTAATGGGATTTGGAATGGCTGTAAACCTTTTAAAGGCCGGATATACAGTTGTTGCATGCGATATTAATCAGGAAAGGATCAAAATGCTTCCTGAACAGTCAAAAGTGATTGCCGTTTCAAAACCATGTGAAGTTACAGAACATACAAACGTTGTTATTACAATGCTTCCGAATTCACCTCATGTACAGTCTGTTATATATGATGAAAACGGATTGCTTTCAGGCAAAACGGAAGGATTGTTCCTTATTGACATGAGTTCTATTTCACCTGATGTAACAAGGGAAATAGGAAAGGATCTTAAAGCCAAAGGCATTAAATTTGTCGAAGGGCCTGTAAGCGGCGGGCAGTCGGGAGCAAATAACGGCACTCTTACTATCATGTGCGCCGGAGATGACAAAGACATTGACGACGCAATGGAGATATTTGAAGCTGTAGGAAAAAATATAGTGCGCTGCGGCGAATGCGGCGCCGGGCAGGTTGTTAAGGTTGCCAACCAGTTAATGAGCGCCATTAATCTTATAAGCATGTCGGAGGCATTTGCGCTTGCCGTAAAAGCCGGAGTTAACCCTGAAATTGTTATGAAAGTTATTCAGGGCGGGTCGGGCAAATGTTGGGCTGTTGACAACAGGATGCCGGAAATACTTAAAGGAAATTTTGAACCGGGCTTTACAATAGACTTACATACGAAGGACGTTAAGCTTGCCGTTGAGATGGCTAAAAATATGAACCTTCCTTTATATGCTACAAATCTTGTTGCAGAGCTTTTCAAAACGGCGCAGGTTAAAGGCCTTGGCAAAAAGGACAATTGTGCAGTTATCAAACTTTATGAAGAACTTGCGGGAGTAGAGGTACGTTCGTAA
- the ychF gene encoding redox-regulated ATPase YchF, producing the protein MKLGIVGLPNVGKSTLFNSMTLGKAEAANYPFCTIDPNVGVVPVPDKRLERLTELYSSEKTTPAVIEFVDIAGLVKGASKGEGLGNKFLSHIREVDAIIHVVRCFDDPNVVHVDGNVNPIRDIETINIELIFSDLEILERRISKTVKAARADKSLQKELDILNVLKETLENGKCARSIVFDDPDTVSFVESLTLLTSKPVLYAANVLEDDLADDGASNNYVKSVREYAQAEGSEVFVVCAKIEEEISELDNDEKLEFLAELGVETSGLDRLISASYKLLGLISYLTAGPQESRAWTIKNGTKAPGAAGKIHSDFERGFIRAEVVSYDDLNRLGSYSAAKEQGLVRSEGKEYVVKDGDVILFRFNV; encoded by the coding sequence ATGAAATTAGGAATCGTTGGACTGCCAAATGTTGGAAAGTCAACTTTATTTAATTCAATGACGCTCGGCAAAGCTGAAGCCGCAAATTATCCGTTTTGCACTATCGATCCGAATGTTGGAGTCGTTCCTGTTCCAGATAAACGGCTTGAAAGGCTTACGGAGCTATATTCATCAGAGAAAACGACGCCGGCAGTAATTGAATTTGTTGATATAGCCGGTCTTGTTAAAGGCGCAAGCAAAGGAGAAGGACTCGGAAACAAGTTTTTAAGCCATATAAGGGAAGTTGACGCAATTATACATGTAGTTCGTTGTTTTGACGATCCTAACGTTGTACATGTTGACGGAAACGTTAATCCTATACGCGATATTGAAACTATTAATATTGAACTTATATTTTCAGATCTTGAAATACTTGAAAGACGCATTTCTAAAACTGTTAAAGCGGCGCGTGCCGACAAATCTCTCCAGAAAGAGCTTGATATATTAAATGTGCTTAAAGAAACGCTTGAAAACGGCAAATGTGCACGAAGCATTGTATTTGACGATCCCGATACCGTATCATTTGTCGAAAGCCTTACGCTTTTAACTTCAAAGCCTGTATTATATGCGGCAAACGTACTTGAAGATGACTTGGCCGATGACGGCGCTTCAAATAATTATGTAAAATCCGTAAGGGAATATGCCCAAGCAGAAGGGTCGGAAGTATTTGTTGTCTGCGCAAAAATCGAAGAAGAAATCTCCGAACTCGATAATGATGAAAAGTTGGAATTCCTTGCCGAATTAGGCGTGGAAACAAGCGGCCTTGACAGGCTTATAAGCGCAAGTTACAAGCTTCTTGGATTAATCAGCTACTTAACAGCCGGCCCGCAGGAAAGCCGTGCATGGACGATTAAAAACGGTACAAAGGCTCCCGGGGCTGCCGGAAAAATACACAGCGACTTTGAACGTGGATTTATCCGTGCCGAAGTAGTGTCTTATGACGATCTTAACCGTCTTGGTTCATACAGCGCCGCTAAAGAACAGGGGCTTGTAAGAAGCGAAGGTAAGGAATATGTCGTTAAAGACGGCGACGTTATATTATTTAGATTTAACGTCTGA
- a CDS encoding VanZ family protein, translating into MIWHIYIVALIVFVVIKFDGSFGSLLDRVESYGTAGAYNCNIVPLKSIGAQVKNINERWALKNLLGNIIPFVPFGILLPTIYKKVNSFFSVFITGILFVFIIEIFQMVTKLGSFDIDDILLNNFGIIFGYTFYLIVKYFYFRRKN; encoded by the coding sequence TTGATATGGCATATCTATATTGTTGCGCTTATCGTTTTTGTGGTTATTAAATTTGACGGTTCATTCGGAAGTTTATTGGACAGGGTTGAATCGTACGGCACGGCGGGAGCGTATAACTGTAATATTGTTCCGTTAAAAAGTATAGGTGCGCAGGTTAAAAATATTAATGAACGGTGGGCTTTGAAAAATTTGCTTGGAAATATTATACCGTTTGTTCCATTTGGTATTTTGCTGCCGACAATATACAAAAAAGTTAATTCTTTTTTTAGCGTATTTATAACAGGAATTTTATTTGTTTTTATAATCGAAATTTTTCAAATGGTTACAAAATTGGGAAGTTTTGATATAGACGATATTTTATTAAATAATTTCGGAATTATTTTTGGATATACTTTCTATTTGATTGTAAAATATTTTTATTTCAGAAGAAAAAATTAA
- a CDS encoding methyl-accepting chemotaxis protein, producing MNIKKLIFIVLAWLAVVSFAGSAFMFIMLDFNRDNGRVVNYSGVVRGSAQRIAKLHMLGQPVDDIAANLEKIVDALIDGDESLEIPKARNQEFIDAMNEVRTYWHNDLKEQMIHEPGEHDVESFYKKSEVFFSLTDEAVSIAEENSVIGITNMKIVTVIIFFINLSCIIIIGAIVNRKVLKPLKLIEKGVAQVAEGDLSAQISYRSNDELGMLAESMRIMISNMNSYIKEIQYQLSELSKGNLDITIKSKFNGDFVAIENSLISITASLNEIMSNIGESADQVAISSSYVSSSVQSLAENAEEEVRSMEILTSKVSDISKQVGNTAENADKADKMVQKVSESIRHCGECMQEMVCAMEKISKSSAGIEKVTKTIEDISFQTNLLALNASVEAARAGTAGKGFAVVADEVRALANKSGSSVKGTDELVKDSMTAVKNGTEIVTQTSNMLKEVVLMAHEVSEAVASINEATAEQSKSIEEVMFGIQQITDSVHSSSATTEESAASSEELSGQADILKNLVGRFKLRTLR from the coding sequence TTGAATATCAAAAAATTGATCTTTATTGTACTGGCGTGGTTGGCTGTTGTAAGTTTTGCGGGTTCTGCCTTTATGTTTATTATGCTTGATTTTAACAGGGACAACGGGCGTGTTGTAAACTATAGCGGCGTTGTACGCGGAAGTGCGCAGCGGATTGCCAAACTTCATATGTTGGGACAGCCCGTTGATGATATTGCCGCTAACCTTGAAAAAATTGTTGACGCGCTTATAGATGGAGATGAATCTTTAGAGATACCGAAGGCGCGAAACCAAGAATTTATTGATGCTATGAATGAAGTTCGTACATATTGGCATAATGATCTTAAAGAGCAGATGATTCATGAACCCGGGGAACATGATGTAGAAAGTTTTTATAAAAAAAGCGAGGTATTTTTCAGTTTAACAGATGAAGCCGTAAGTATTGCAGAGGAAAATTCTGTCATTGGAATTACAAACATGAAAATTGTGACAGTGATAATATTTTTCATTAATTTGTCATGTATCATCATAATAGGCGCTATTGTGAACAGAAAGGTGCTTAAACCTCTTAAACTAATAGAAAAAGGTGTTGCACAGGTTGCCGAGGGAGATTTGTCAGCCCAAATAAGTTACCGTTCTAATGATGAACTGGGCATGCTTGCAGAAAGTATGCGCATAATGATAAGCAATATGAATTCATATATAAAAGAAATACAATATCAGTTAAGCGAACTTTCCAAAGGAAATTTGGATATTACTATAAAGTCTAAATTTAATGGTGATTTTGTTGCTATTGAAAATTCTCTTATTAGTATTACCGCTTCTCTTAATGAAATTATGTCTAATATTGGAGAAAGTGCAGACCAAGTTGCAATAAGTTCTTCTTACGTTTCAAGCAGCGTACAAAGTTTGGCAGAAAATGCGGAAGAAGAAGTAAGGTCAATGGAGATATTGACTTCTAAGGTAAGCGATATATCGAAACAGGTTGGAAATACTGCTGAGAATGCTGATAAAGCTGATAAAATGGTTCAAAAGGTAAGTGAGAGTATAAGACACTGTGGGGAATGTATGCAGGAAATGGTTTGTGCGATGGAGAAGATTTCCAAAAGTTCGGCCGGAATAGAAAAGGTAACGAAAACTATAGAAGATATATCTTTTCAAACAAACCTGTTGGCGTTAAATGCATCGGTGGAAGCAGCGCGTGCTGGAACAGCAGGAAAAGGGTTTGCCGTTGTTGCGGACGAGGTGCGTGCGCTTGCAAATAAAAGCGGCAGTTCGGTTAAAGGCACAGATGAACTTGTTAAAGATTCCATGACAGCTGTTAAAAACGGGACGGAAATTGTAACACAGACCTCCAATATGCTTAAAGAAGTAGTTTTAATGGCACATGAAGTTTCTGAAGCCGTTGCATCAATAAACGAAGCTACTGCCGAACAGTCAAAATCTATAGAGGAGGTAATGTTCGGAATACAACAGATAACCGATTCTGTTCACAGCAGCAGCGCCACAACGGAAGAAAGCGCCGCTTCAAGTGAAGAACTTTCCGGACAGGCAGACATACTTAAAAATTTGGTAGGAAGATTTAAATTAAGAACTTTAAGGTAA
- a CDS encoding DUF296 domain-containing protein gives METRVSYACGTAGKVIAARILPGTDLLTGLETICDENGVKYGAVNCFGSFSAAGYMYLVPMDAKVGAGYGDVIKKEGPIEFLSGTGIITQNSGKTELHFHGTMCDKDGVVFGGHIVKGQCPVLTTVDVMIQEADGVEMVRAYDEETDLTQVFVSKK, from the coding sequence ATGGAAACGAGAGTAAGCTATGCATGCGGTACAGCGGGAAAGGTAATTGCAGCAAGGATTTTACCGGGAACAGATCTTTTAACGGGACTTGAAACAATTTGTGATGAAAATGGAGTTAAATATGGTGCGGTTAACTGCTTCGGAAGTTTTTCGGCGGCAGGATATATGTACCTTGTTCCTATGGATGCAAAAGTCGGAGCAGGATATGGCGATGTAATCAAGAAAGAGGGGCCGATTGAATTTCTTTCGGGAACGGGTATCATAACTCAAAATTCAGGAAAAACGGAACTTCATTTCCATGGTACAATGTGCGATAAAGACGGAGTTGTTTTCGGCGGACATATTGTAAAGGGACAGTGCCCTGTGCTTACAACGGTTGACGTTATGATACAGGAGGCCGACGGAGTTGAAATGGTTCGCGCTTATGACGAAGAAACGGATTTGACTCAGGTTTTTGTATCTAAAAAATAA
- a CDS encoding TRAP transporter large permease subunit yields the protein MSVAGILFGLFAVLLICNIPIAISLGISSVIAVIAADLPMEMIPINVFSSSSKFSLLAIPFFIIAGNIMEQAGISEKLIEFAKTMVGHRRTGLAMVCVIVCCFFAAISGSGPATVAALGMIMIPAMVNAGYTNTYSASLMSAGGAIGVIIPPSVTYIVYGSISGASIGKLFLAGVVPGILMGIALIIASMILSRKADLKKLPKASGAEKWHAFKDAFWGLLMPVIILGGIYSGVFTPTEAAAVSAIYGLFVGIFIYKKIKVKSLSELFINSASQTGVVMYVIICATLFAWVVTVDGLTVTIGDWLIDVTNGNLILFLLLSNLILLAAGCVMDAVSALYIFVPILLPVALNLGYDITAFGIMMCVNLAIGLITPPVGVNLYVACGIAKIGIKDMMKDIGAIILSVLIVLLIVTYVPDLSLLIPNLLGAK from the coding sequence ATGAGTGTAGCTGGAATTTTATTCGGTCTTTTTGCGGTATTGCTTATATGCAATATACCAATAGCAATCTCCCTTGGGATTTCAAGCGTAATTGCTGTTATTGCTGCGGATCTTCCTATGGAGATGATACCAATAAACGTATTTTCTTCATCGAGCAAGTTTTCATTGTTGGCGATACCGTTTTTTATAATTGCCGGGAATATTATGGAACAGGCGGGCATATCTGAAAAACTTATAGAATTTGCCAAAACAATGGTTGGCCACAGAAGGACAGGGCTTGCAATGGTATGCGTTATTGTCTGCTGTTTTTTTGCGGCTATATCCGGAAGCGGGCCCGCAACTGTCGCGGCTCTTGGCATGATTATGATACCTGCAATGGTTAACGCGGGATATACAAATACATACTCGGCTTCGCTTATGTCGGCGGGCGGAGCGATAGGCGTTATTATACCGCCTTCCGTAACATATATAGTTTACGGTTCAATTTCCGGCGCTTCAATAGGCAAGCTGTTCCTTGCCGGAGTTGTGCCTGGAATATTAATGGGCATTGCGCTTATAATTGCTTCTATGATACTTTCAAGAAAAGCAGACCTCAAAAAACTGCCGAAAGCTTCCGGCGCTGAAAAATGGCATGCTTTTAAAGACGCATTCTGGGGACTTTTGATGCCTGTTATTATATTGGGAGGCATATATTCCGGAGTTTTCACACCAACGGAGGCGGCAGCCGTTTCTGCCATATATGGGCTTTTTGTAGGCATTTTTATTTATAAGAAAATTAAAGTTAAGAGCCTGAGCGAGCTTTTTATAAACTCTGCAAGCCAAACGGGCGTAGTTATGTATGTTATCATATGCGCGACATTATTTGCGTGGGTTGTTACCGTAGACGGGCTTACAGTAACTATAGGCGATTGGCTTATTGATGTAACAAACGGAAACTTGATACTTTTTCTTCTTTTAAGCAATTTAATACTTCTTGCGGCGGGGTGCGTAATGGACGCTGTTTCGGCTCTTTACATATTTGTGCCGATACTTCTGCCGGTTGCACTGAATTTAGGTTATGATATAACGGCTTTTGGAATTATGATGTGCGTTAACCTTGCAATAGGTCTTATAACTCCGCCTGTAGGCGTAAACCTTTATGTTGCATGCGGAATTGCAAAGATAGGCATAAAGGATATGATGAAAGATATTGGGGCAATTATACTTTCTGTACTTATAGTGCTTCTTATTGTTACATATGTTCCGGATTTATCGTTGCTGATACCAAATCTTTTAGGCGCCAAATAA